Proteins from a genomic interval of Rosa chinensis cultivar Old Blush chromosome 2, RchiOBHm-V2, whole genome shotgun sequence:
- the LOC112185658 gene encoding transcription factor bHLH18, with amino-acid sequence MEMISSAKWVSELEMEDPTFLNQYEMNSHLDYSLEDLNFQSFSAESYSSYPDFTPHQNDVDQRPAKQPKNNHSNWNSCTTTHDHIITVPRASSSASSHLISFDNSNSSAYGSLDCTTTVKPKNEVLGSGGKLNSISNMISQGNSYDPQTCSPNRAYGQGIKRAATVTRSPLHAQDHVLAERKRREKLSQRFIALSALVPGLKKMDKASVLGDAIKYVKQLQERMKILEEQAAKKTVESVVFVKRTQYSVDDDISSSDENFDSCSDQPLPEIEARVSDKEVLLRIHCEKKKGCLANILSEIEKLDLTILNSSVLPFGNSTLDITVVSQIDVEYSMTVKELVRKLRQALLKLV; translated from the exons ATGGAGATGATCTCATCAGCAAAATGGGTATCTGAATTG gaaatggAAGATCCCACTTTCCTGAATCAATATGAAATGAATTCTCATCTGGACTACTCACTTGAAGATCTAAATTTCCAGTCTTTTTCTGCTGAGAGCTACTCATCTTACCCAGATTTTACCCCTCATCAAAATGATGTTGATCAAAGGCCAGCAAAACAGCCCAAGAATAACCACAGTAACTGGAACTCTTGCACTACCACTCATGACCACATAATTACAGTCCCAAGGGCTTCCTCTTCCGCCTCCTCACACCTAATTTCTTTTGACAACTCCAACTCATCAGCATATGGTTCTCTTGATTGCACTACTACTGTGAAGCCAAAGAATGAGGTCCTGGGTTCTGGTGGAAAATTGAATTCAATTTCAAATATGATTTCACAAGGTAATTCCTATGACCCCCAAACTTGTTCACCAAACCGGGCATATGGCCAGGGGATCAAGAGGGCTGCTACTGTCACTAGAAGTCCCTTACATGCTCAAGATCACGTTCTAGCTGAGCGAAAGCGCCGAGAAAAGCTCAGCCAGCGGTTCATCGCTCTATCAGCTCTAGTACCAGGTCTAAAGAAG ATGGACAAGGCTTCAGTGCTTGGAGATGCCATAAAATATGTGAAACAGCTGCAAGAACGTATGAAGATACTAGAGGAACAAGCGGCAAAGAAAACCGTGGAGTCAGTGGTGTTTGTGAAGAGAACTCAGTACTCTGTGGATGATGATATCTCCTCATCCGATGAGAACTTCGACAGCTGCTCCGATCAACCACTTCCTGAAATCGAAGCTAGGGTTTCAGACAAAGAGGTTCTCTTACGAATCCACtgtgagaaaaagaaagggtgTCTGGCAAACATACTAAGCGAAATAGAGAAGCTTGATCTCACCATTCTTAATAGCAGCGTCTTGCCCTTTGGCAATTCAACTCTAGATATCACTGTCGTTTCTCAG ATCGACGTTGAGTACAGCATGACAGTGAAGGAGCTTGTAAGAAAGCTAAGACAAGCTTTGCTCAAGTTGGTTTGA